A stretch of Myceligenerans xiligouense DNA encodes these proteins:
- a CDS encoding ABC transporter permease, giving the protein MARLALRDTFATAMLGPRSRPSRSLLSMLGIGIGIATLVAIMGITATNEAALRAELEAMGSNVLLVAPGTGPDRQPVPLPETAPEMIQRVGPVLGAAAVRNLGEVGVFRNEYVPETMGGGLSAVAVQPELADAMDLTVARGSWFDAASASLPTTVLGARAAEHLGVQEVGQRIWIDDTWYAVIGVLEPSGLVPQADSAALLGEEWILGQDPSLEISTIYVRARSGTVDAVTEVLDDTVNPAMPRAVSVSPPSQLAAAQKVVDTTFQQLALGLAAVALLVGAIGIVNTMIIAVLERRSEIALRRAVGARAAQIRTQFMLEAGILGLGGGTAGAFLGLIVVVIYGTAQRTPPYPDWIAASIGIGLSVLVGILAGVYPAMRAAQLSPVEGLRSE; this is encoded by the coding sequence ATGGCTCGGCTTGCCCTGCGTGACACGTTCGCGACGGCGATGCTCGGGCCACGGTCTCGTCCATCTCGGTCTTTGCTGTCGATGTTGGGGATCGGTATCGGTATCGCGACGTTGGTGGCGATCATGGGGATTACCGCGACGAATGAGGCCGCGCTGCGTGCCGAGTTGGAGGCGATGGGGTCGAACGTACTCCTGGTGGCTCCCGGGACGGGGCCGGATCGGCAGCCGGTGCCGTTGCCGGAGACCGCGCCGGAGATGATCCAGCGGGTGGGGCCCGTGCTCGGTGCCGCCGCGGTGCGGAACCTCGGGGAGGTTGGGGTGTTCCGTAACGAGTACGTGCCCGAGACGATGGGTGGCGGGTTGTCGGCTGTTGCCGTGCAGCCTGAACTGGCCGACGCGATGGATCTGACCGTGGCGCGAGGAAGCTGGTTCGATGCCGCATCGGCGTCGCTTCCCACGACCGTGCTTGGGGCGCGGGCGGCGGAACATCTGGGTGTGCAAGAGGTAGGGCAGCGGATCTGGATCGACGATACCTGGTATGCCGTGATCGGTGTGCTGGAGCCCTCGGGCCTCGTGCCACAGGCGGATTCGGCGGCGCTGCTCGGTGAGGAGTGGATCCTGGGCCAGGATCCCAGCCTGGAGATCAGCACGATCTACGTGCGGGCCAGGTCCGGGACGGTGGACGCGGTGACCGAGGTGCTCGATGACACTGTCAATCCGGCGATGCCGCGTGCGGTGAGCGTGTCGCCGCCCTCGCAGCTCGCCGCGGCGCAGAAGGTCGTGGACACGACCTTCCAGCAGCTCGCGCTCGGGCTGGCGGCCGTGGCTCTGTTGGTCGGCGCGATCGGGATCGTGAACACGATGATCATCGCCGTGTTGGAACGCCGTTCGGAGATTGCGTTGCGGCGCGCAGTGGGGGCACGCGCGGCGCAGATCCGCACTCAGTTCATGCTGGAGGCTGGGATCCTGGGCCTGGGCGGCGGGACTGCGGGCGCATTCCTGGGTCTGATCGTCGTCGTCATCTACGGAACCGCTCAACGAACGCCACCGTACCCAGACTGGATCGCAGCCAGCATTGGCATCGGGCTCTCGGTCCTGGTCGGCATCCTTGCAGGTGTCTACCCCGCCATGCGCGCCGCGCAGCTTTCCCCGGTGGAAGGCCTCCGCAGCGAATAG
- a CDS encoding acetate/propionate family kinase has protein sequence MTTVLVLNSGSSSLKYQLVVPGSGEVLAGGVVERIGEEAGRITHEVAGQEVVREQTVADHGAALRLVLDLFEEAGPSLREAGIVAVGHRVVHGGTSFSAPVVVDDDVVAAVRALVPLAPLHNPGNVTGIEVARELLDVPHVAVFDTAFFADLPPAAATYAIDVKTAAEHGVRRYGFHGTSHQFVSSAVAAHPAVRAELAAAGRGPETLRQVVLHLGNGASASAVLGGHAVETSMGLTPLEGLVMGTRSGDIDPGIVFHLLRSGDLTVDYVDTLLNKRSGLLGLSGVNDMRELTRLVEAGDDGARLALDVYLHRLRKYVGAYAAVLGGIDVLVFTAGVGENAAHVRAGVVDGLGFLGLTVDAARNEARSREPRVVSPSGTGPLVMVVPTNEELAIARQAIALVG, from the coding sequence GTGACCACGGTCCTCGTCCTGAACTCCGGTTCGTCGTCGCTCAAGTACCAGCTCGTCGTCCCTGGCTCGGGCGAGGTACTCGCCGGAGGCGTCGTCGAGCGCATCGGCGAGGAGGCGGGCCGGATCACGCACGAGGTGGCCGGCCAGGAGGTGGTCCGCGAGCAGACGGTGGCGGACCACGGGGCCGCGCTGCGGCTCGTCCTCGACCTGTTCGAGGAGGCCGGGCCGTCGCTGCGGGAGGCGGGGATCGTCGCCGTCGGGCACCGCGTGGTGCACGGCGGGACGTCGTTCTCCGCGCCGGTGGTGGTGGACGACGACGTCGTCGCCGCGGTCCGCGCCCTCGTCCCGCTCGCGCCGCTGCACAACCCGGGGAACGTGACCGGGATCGAGGTGGCCCGTGAGCTGCTCGACGTGCCGCACGTGGCGGTGTTCGACACGGCGTTCTTCGCGGACCTGCCACCCGCCGCCGCGACCTACGCGATCGACGTGAAGACGGCCGCGGAGCACGGGGTGCGGCGGTACGGGTTCCACGGGACGTCGCACCAGTTCGTGTCGTCGGCCGTGGCCGCGCATCCGGCGGTGAGGGCGGAACTCGCGGCCGCGGGGCGCGGACCGGAGACGCTGCGGCAGGTGGTGCTGCACCTGGGCAACGGCGCGTCGGCGTCGGCGGTGCTGGGCGGGCACGCCGTGGAGACGTCGATGGGCCTGACACCGCTGGAAGGCCTCGTCATGGGCACCCGGTCCGGCGACATCGACCCGGGCATCGTCTTCCACCTGCTGCGCTCCGGCGACCTGACCGTGGACTACGTCGACACCCTGCTGAACAAGCGCTCGGGGCTCCTGGGGCTGAGCGGGGTCAACGACATGCGCGAGCTCACCCGGCTCGTCGAGGCGGGGGACGACGGCGCCCGCCTGGCCCTGGACGTGTACCTGCACCGGCTGCGCAAGTATGTGGGCGCCTACGCGGCCGTGCTGGGCGGGATCGACGTCCTGGTGTTCACCGCCGGCGTGGGCGAGAACGCCGCGCACGTGCGCGCGGGGGTGGTGGACGGGCTGGGATTCCTCGGCCTCACGGTGGACGCCGCCCGCAACGAGGCCCGGTCCCGTGAGCCGCGGGTCGTCTCGCCGTCGGGCACGGGCCCGCTCGTCATGGTCGTGCCCACCAACGAGGAACTGGCCATCGCCCGCCAGGCGATCGCCCTGGTCGGCTGA
- the pta gene encoding phosphate acetyltransferase, whose amino-acid sequence MTGATRSIVIASPEGESGKSTVALGVLDLLVRQGQRVGVYRPVSRVTGAGNEPARDYVLEMLLDHDGVDVPYEDSVGVTYADLHLDPDDAMARIVSRFHAMAERCDAVVVLGTDYTDVAGVNELAFNAKIAANLGAPVLLVTSGRERTPDEVVTLTDAALAELAAYYAHAVGLVVNRCDTLNTVDVRKAVSAAHPDLPVWTIPEDPFLSAPTVGQLVEAVDGELVLGDPELLGREALEVLVGAMSFEHLLTHLSDGAVVITPGDRNDVLTGLLAAHTAPSFPSLAGIVLNGGFFPEGRARELLEALRPRVPIIRTDLGTYQAAREASQVRGRVTRDSQRKIDVARALFERCVDGRTLAERLDLPRPDVVTPLMFEHQLIERARSQRRHVVLPEGDDDRILRAASTVLARGIADLTILGDETAIRGRAAELGLNLDAARVLSPSGATPESAEILERFAQEYAHLRAHKGMTTERAREIVTDVSYFGTLMVHLGLADGMVSGAAHSTAHTIRPSFEIIRTRPDTSSVSSVFFMCLTDRVLVYGDCAVIPDPTSDELADIAVSSAATAAQFGVEPRIAMLSYSTGTSGSGADVDKVRAATETVRHRAPDLVVEGPIQYDAAVDASVAASKLPGSDVAGRATVFVFPDLNTGNNTYKAVQRSAGAVAVGPVLQGLNKPVNDLSRGALVQDIVNTVAITAIQAQKEN is encoded by the coding sequence GTGACCGGCGCGACCCGCAGCATCGTCATCGCGTCACCGGAGGGTGAGAGCGGAAAGTCGACCGTGGCGCTGGGCGTCCTCGACCTGCTGGTCCGGCAGGGCCAGCGGGTCGGGGTCTACCGGCCCGTGTCCCGGGTCACCGGCGCCGGCAACGAACCGGCGCGGGACTACGTGCTCGAGATGCTCCTGGACCACGACGGCGTCGACGTCCCCTACGAGGACTCCGTCGGCGTCACCTACGCCGACCTGCACCTCGATCCCGACGACGCCATGGCGCGGATCGTGTCCCGCTTCCACGCGATGGCCGAACGATGCGACGCCGTCGTCGTGCTCGGAACCGACTACACGGACGTCGCCGGGGTGAACGAGCTCGCGTTCAACGCGAAGATCGCCGCGAACCTCGGCGCGCCCGTGCTGCTGGTGACCTCCGGCCGCGAGCGCACGCCGGACGAGGTGGTCACGCTCACCGACGCCGCGCTCGCCGAGCTCGCCGCGTACTACGCGCACGCCGTCGGGCTGGTGGTGAACCGGTGCGACACGCTGAACACGGTCGACGTGCGCAAGGCGGTGTCGGCGGCCCACCCGGACCTGCCCGTCTGGACCATCCCCGAGGACCCGTTCCTGTCGGCGCCGACCGTGGGCCAGCTCGTGGAGGCCGTCGACGGCGAGCTGGTGCTCGGCGACCCCGAGCTGCTCGGCCGTGAGGCGCTGGAGGTCCTCGTCGGCGCCATGAGCTTCGAGCACCTGCTCACGCACCTGTCCGACGGCGCCGTCGTCATCACGCCCGGCGACCGCAACGACGTCCTCACCGGCCTCCTGGCCGCGCATACGGCGCCGTCGTTCCCGTCCCTGGCCGGGATCGTGCTCAACGGCGGTTTCTTCCCCGAGGGCCGGGCCCGCGAGCTGCTGGAGGCCCTGCGGCCCCGGGTCCCGATCATCCGCACCGACCTCGGCACCTACCAGGCCGCCCGCGAGGCGTCCCAGGTCCGCGGGCGCGTCACCCGGGACTCGCAGCGCAAGATCGACGTCGCCCGCGCCCTGTTCGAGCGGTGCGTCGACGGCCGGACGCTCGCCGAGCGCCTCGACCTGCCCCGGCCCGACGTCGTCACCCCGCTCATGTTCGAGCACCAGCTCATCGAGCGGGCGCGGTCCCAGCGCCGGCACGTCGTGCTGCCCGAGGGGGACGACGACCGCATCCTGCGCGCCGCCTCCACCGTGCTCGCCCGCGGGATCGCGGACCTGACGATCCTCGGGGACGAGACGGCGATCCGCGGCCGCGCCGCCGAGCTCGGCCTGAACCTGGACGCCGCCCGCGTCCTGTCACCGTCCGGCGCCACGCCCGAGAGCGCCGAGATCCTGGAGCGGTTCGCGCAGGAGTACGCCCACCTGCGCGCGCACAAGGGCATGACCACGGAGCGCGCCCGCGAGATCGTCACCGACGTCTCCTACTTCGGCACGCTCATGGTGCACCTCGGCCTCGCCGACGGCATGGTCTCCGGCGCCGCCCACTCCACCGCGCACACGATCCGGCCGTCGTTCGAGATCATCAGGACCCGGCCCGACACGTCCTCGGTGTCGTCCGTGTTCTTCATGTGCCTGACCGACCGCGTCCTGGTGTACGGGGACTGCGCCGTCATCCCCGACCCCACCTCGGACGAGCTCGCCGACATCGCCGTCTCGTCCGCCGCCACCGCCGCGCAGTTCGGCGTCGAACCGCGGATCGCGATGCTCTCCTACTCCACCGGCACGTCCGGCTCCGGCGCCGACGTCGACAAGGTGCGCGCCGCCACCGAAACGGTGCGGCACCGCGCACCCGACCTGGTCGTCGAGGGCCCCATCCAGTACGACGCCGCCGTCGACGCCTCCGTCGCCGCGTCCAAGCTGCCCGGGTCCGACGTCGCCGGGCGCGCCACCGTCTTCGTCTTCCCCGACCTCAACACCGGCAACAACACCTACAAGGCCGTGCAGCGCTCGGCGGGCGCGGTCGCGGTCGGCCCCGTCCTGCAGGGCCTGAACAAGCCGGTCAACGACCTGTCCCGCGGCGCGCTCGTGCAGGACATCGTCAACACGGTCGCGATCACCGCCATCCAGGCCCAGAAGGAGAACTGA
- a CDS encoding peptidase inhibitor family I36 protein, translated as MEREISRAVARVVSVLAACVMMLGVGMVAAPTATAALSDCPSPGYGCSWKGTNYSGGVPARFQYNIYNYASLGSGWNNNMESVHSNGTNSSCRAQFFDSSGYSFDTGLYSLGQRVKLAPGQSYSSLSGRVLYRYYNDADGQWYNVEYWPNKISSARFTKASNDYAAC; from the coding sequence ATGGAAAGAGAGATTTCGCGCGCTGTGGCGCGCGTAGTGAGCGTGCTTGCGGCATGCGTCATGATGCTTGGCGTGGGCATGGTTGCAGCGCCGACGGCAACGGCTGCTCTGAGCGATTGTCCTTCGCCGGGCTACGGTTGCTCGTGGAAGGGTACCAACTACAGCGGCGGGGTTCCCGCACGGTTCCAGTACAACATCTACAACTACGCCAGCCTCGGGTCCGGCTGGAACAACAATATGGAGTCGGTCCACAGTAATGGAACCAATTCATCTTGCCGTGCTCAGTTCTTCGACTCGAGCGGCTACTCCTTCGACACTGGACTGTATAGCTTGGGCCAGCGTGTCAAGCTTGCGCCTGGGCAGTCTTACAGCTCTCTGAGCGGCCGAGTATTGTACCGGTACTACAACGATGCCGACGGCCAGTGGTACAACGTCGAGTACTGGCCGAATAAGATTTCGAGTGCCAGGTTCACCAAGGCGAGCAACGACTACGCTGCTTGCTGA
- a CDS encoding SanA/YdcF family protein codes for MAIPVDPHLRRVRRVFDVVAIAVGVITLPIALPVFWVQAVGHSRVVAPGDAPEADAVVVLGAGLRPDGTPSTYLRRRVEAGAALYRSGRADQVILSGDAHPLPGGELYDEPGSMRAYALTLGVPDDALVLDREGFDTDATCRRARDEFGVRTVVVVTQDFHVRRTLFTCRYAGLEAVGVGVSSESVTPVKALFAWKLREIPASWKAAAESLLR; via the coding sequence GTGGCCATACCTGTTGACCCCCACCTCCGGCGCGTGCGCCGGGTGTTCGACGTCGTCGCGATCGCCGTCGGCGTCATCACGCTGCCGATCGCGCTGCCCGTCTTCTGGGTCCAGGCGGTGGGCCACTCACGGGTGGTCGCCCCCGGCGACGCTCCCGAGGCGGACGCCGTCGTCGTGCTCGGTGCCGGACTGAGGCCCGACGGGACGCCGTCGACCTATCTGCGCCGCCGTGTCGAGGCGGGGGCGGCGCTGTACCGGTCCGGTCGCGCGGACCAGGTCATCCTCTCGGGCGACGCGCACCCGCTCCCCGGCGGCGAGCTCTACGACGAGCCCGGTTCCATGCGCGCCTACGCGCTGACCCTCGGTGTTCCCGACGACGCCCTCGTCCTCGACCGCGAGGGGTTCGACACGGACGCCACCTGCCGGCGCGCCCGCGACGAGTTCGGGGTGCGCACCGTCGTCGTCGTCACGCAGGACTTCCACGTCCGGCGGACCTTGTTCACCTGCCGGTACGCGGGCCTGGAGGCGGTCGGCGTCGGCGTGAGCAGCGAGAGCGTCACGCCCGTCAAGGCGCTCTTCGCCTGGAAACTCCGCGAGATCCCCGCGAGCTGGAAGGCCGCGGCGGAATCGCTGCTGCGCTGA
- a CDS encoding ABC transporter ATP-binding protein → MNPHATRPAIELRGVSKTYMTGSGDLTVLKDVSISVGHGEHAAIVGPSGSGKSTMLSILGTLDQPTMGDVLVDDRSTGAMSDGERSELRSRSLGFVFQQFHLLPHVDAVGNVELGMLYSGLARAERRRRASEALERVGLAERLDHRPTQLSGGEQQRVAIARAIAHRPAVVLADEPTGALDQTTGQSIITLFRRLDDVALVVITHDENIAAGFRRRIKIRDGRIESDENVLPAVGRRDGSACPA, encoded by the coding sequence GTGAACCCGCATGCGACACGCCCCGCGATCGAGCTGCGTGGGGTGTCCAAGACATACATGACCGGCTCGGGTGACCTCACGGTCCTGAAGGATGTGTCCATTTCAGTCGGGCACGGCGAGCATGCTGCGATCGTGGGGCCGTCAGGTTCCGGGAAGTCGACGATGCTGTCGATCCTCGGCACGCTGGATCAGCCCACGATGGGTGATGTGCTGGTCGATGATCGCTCGACGGGCGCGATGTCCGACGGTGAGCGGTCTGAACTGCGGTCCCGCTCGTTGGGTTTCGTGTTCCAGCAGTTCCATCTGTTGCCGCACGTGGATGCGGTGGGCAACGTGGAGCTCGGGATGCTGTACTCAGGGTTGGCACGCGCCGAACGCCGTCGTCGGGCCAGCGAAGCGTTGGAAAGGGTCGGGCTGGCCGAGCGGCTCGACCACCGCCCCACGCAGTTGTCCGGTGGTGAACAGCAGCGCGTCGCGATCGCGCGCGCTATCGCACATCGGCCCGCCGTCGTCCTTGCTGACGAGCCGACCGGAGCGTTGGACCAGACCACAGGACAGTCAATCATCACGTTGTTCCGTCGCCTGGACGATGTCGCACTTGTGGTGATCACGCATGACGAGAACATTGCGGCGGGTTTCCGGCGTCGGATCAAGATTCGTGACGGGCGCATCGAGTCGGATGAGAACGTCCTGCCGGCCGTTGGGAGGCGTGATGGCTCGGCTTGCCCTGCGTGA
- a CDS encoding DUF4031 domain-containing protein, producing the protein MTILIDPPAWPAHGTVFSHLVSDTSLIELRTFARGAGVPDRAFDLDHYDIAAFRHDDLVAAGAVPVEGGELARRLLASGLRVRGGERAGSKREALLARWDALRPTPSGAWHTVGVALDARWREPHRAYHTAFHLAFALDALDLLLADAAVRGEPVPGPLAWRARVALWFHDAVHDGATPADEEASAALVHDLLGPLGGDPDEIARLVLVTAGHAPDPDDLAGCLVSDADLAILGSGSGDYVRYAHQVRAEYAHVPDALFRQGRARVLESLLATDDLFRTPWGRTRWQARAATNLATELTTLTP; encoded by the coding sequence GTGACCATCCTCATCGACCCCCCGGCGTGGCCGGCACACGGGACCGTGTTCTCGCACCTGGTGTCCGACACGTCGCTGATCGAGCTGCGCACGTTCGCCCGCGGGGCCGGGGTGCCGGACCGCGCGTTCGACCTCGACCACTACGACATCGCCGCATTCCGCCACGACGACCTGGTCGCCGCGGGCGCCGTGCCGGTCGAGGGCGGCGAGCTGGCCCGCCGCCTGCTCGCCTCGGGACTCCGCGTCCGGGGAGGAGAGCGCGCCGGCAGCAAGCGCGAGGCGTTGCTCGCCCGCTGGGACGCGCTGCGCCCGACGCCGTCCGGCGCGTGGCATACCGTCGGCGTGGCGCTGGACGCCCGGTGGCGCGAGCCCCACCGCGCCTATCACACCGCGTTCCACCTGGCCTTCGCCCTCGACGCGCTGGACCTCCTGCTGGCCGACGCGGCCGTGCGGGGTGAGCCCGTCCCGGGACCGCTCGCGTGGCGCGCGCGGGTCGCCCTGTGGTTCCACGACGCCGTGCACGACGGGGCCACCCCGGCCGACGAGGAAGCCTCGGCGGCCCTGGTCCACGACCTCCTCGGCCCCCTGGGCGGGGACCCGGACGAGATCGCCCGCCTGGTACTGGTGACCGCCGGGCACGCACCCGACCCGGACGACCTCGCCGGCTGCCTGGTGAGCGATGCGGACCTGGCGATCCTTGGCAGCGGGTCCGGCGACTACGTGCGCTACGCCCACCAGGTCCGCGCCGAGTACGCCCACGTTCCCGACGCCCTGTTCCGTCAAGGCCGAGCCCGAGTGCTCGAGTCCCTCCTCGCCACCGACGACCTCTTCCGCACACCGTGGGGCCGGACCCGCTGGCAGGCGCGAGCGGCGACGAACCTCGCCACGGAACTCACGACGCTCACCCCGTAG
- a CDS encoding phosphoketolase family protein, whose amino-acid sequence MTTVPATTPPETTTPSPADAARPGHAAPSGTVRGATPWTATGVTRPDDQELARLDAWWRAANYLSVGQIYLLGNPLLREPLTRDHVKPRLLGHWGTTPGLTFLYAHLNRAISARRQPTLYLTGPGHGGPGLVASAYLDGTYSETYSDITQDTEGVKRLFRQFSFPGGIPSHVAPETPGSIHEGGELGYALSHAYGAVFDNPDLMVAAVVGDGEAETGPLATSWHSNKFVNPAHDGVVLPILHLNGYKIANPTVLARIGQDELGALLTGYGHKPYFFEVPDDSDEPPLVTHRRFAGLLDEVLDDIAAIKERAAAGDDTRPAWPMIVFRTPKGWTGPAEIDGKKTTGSWRAHQVPLANARDTEEHLRVLERWLRSYRPEELFDDDGAVRSEIADLAPPGELRMSATPYANGGVLLRDLRLPDFRDWAVDVPAPGGSTAEATRVLGQWLTEVIRHNPDNFRIFGPDEVASNRLQAVYDVTDKQWDAELYGPEVDEHLARAGRVMEMLSEHQCQGWLEGYLLTGRHGLLTSYEAFIHIVDSMFNQHAKWLKVTNHIPWRRPIASLNYLLSSHVWRQDHNGFSHQDPGFIDHVVNKKAEIVRVYLPPDANTLLSTYDHCLRGRQYVNVVVAGKQPTPNWLPMDQAIEHCTRGLGIWEWAGTEVPGTKPDVVLAAAGDVPTLEVLAAADILRNELPDLKVRVINVVDLMRLQDSTEHPHGLTHAEFDGLFTDDRPIIFAYHGYPWLIHRLTYRRTGHGNLHVRGYKEEGTTTTPFDMVMLNDLDRYHLVIDVIDRVPSLGSSQAGLRQRMQDARLRARAWTREHGEDLPEVRDWVWPGAGAAAELPATADTGGDNE is encoded by the coding sequence ATGACGACAGTGCCGGCCACCACCCCTCCAGAGACCACCACGCCGTCGCCCGCGGACGCCGCCCGCCCCGGGCACGCCGCGCCGTCCGGCACGGTTCGCGGCGCGACGCCCTGGACCGCCACCGGGGTCACCCGCCCGGACGACCAGGAGCTCGCCCGCCTGGACGCCTGGTGGCGCGCGGCGAACTACCTCTCGGTGGGCCAGATCTACCTGCTCGGCAACCCGCTGCTGCGCGAGCCCCTCACCCGTGACCACGTCAAGCCCCGCCTGCTGGGCCACTGGGGCACCACGCCGGGTCTGACCTTCCTGTACGCGCACCTGAACCGTGCGATCAGCGCCCGCCGGCAGCCCACCCTCTACCTCACGGGCCCGGGACACGGCGGACCGGGGCTGGTCGCGTCGGCGTACCTGGACGGCACGTACTCGGAGACGTACTCGGACATCACGCAGGACACCGAGGGCGTGAAGCGGCTGTTCCGGCAGTTCAGCTTTCCCGGCGGCATCCCGAGCCATGTCGCGCCGGAGACCCCCGGCTCGATCCACGAGGGCGGCGAGCTCGGCTATGCCCTGAGCCACGCGTACGGCGCGGTCTTCGACAACCCGGACCTGATGGTGGCGGCCGTGGTGGGCGACGGCGAGGCCGAGACCGGCCCTCTGGCCACCTCCTGGCACTCGAACAAGTTCGTGAACCCGGCCCACGACGGCGTCGTCCTGCCGATCCTGCACCTGAACGGCTACAAGATCGCGAACCCGACCGTGCTGGCCCGCATCGGCCAGGACGAGCTCGGCGCCCTGCTGACGGGGTACGGCCACAAGCCGTACTTCTTCGAGGTGCCGGACGACTCCGACGAGCCGCCGCTGGTGACGCACCGCCGGTTCGCCGGGCTGCTGGACGAGGTGCTGGACGACATCGCCGCGATCAAGGAGCGCGCGGCCGCCGGCGACGACACCCGGCCCGCCTGGCCGATGATCGTCTTCCGCACCCCGAAGGGCTGGACGGGTCCCGCCGAGATCGACGGCAAGAAGACGACCGGCTCCTGGCGTGCGCACCAGGTACCGCTCGCGAACGCCCGCGACACGGAGGAGCACCTGCGGGTGCTGGAACGGTGGCTGCGGTCGTACCGCCCGGAGGAGCTGTTCGACGACGACGGCGCGGTGCGGTCGGAGATCGCCGACCTGGCACCGCCCGGCGAGCTGCGCATGAGCGCCACCCCGTACGCGAACGGCGGCGTGCTGCTGCGTGACCTGCGGCTGCCGGACTTCAGGGACTGGGCGGTGGACGTCCCCGCACCGGGCGGGTCCACCGCGGAGGCGACGCGCGTGCTGGGTCAGTGGCTCACGGAGGTGATCCGGCACAACCCGGACAACTTCCGGATCTTCGGGCCGGACGAGGTGGCGTCGAACCGGCTGCAGGCCGTGTACGACGTCACGGACAAGCAGTGGGACGCCGAGCTCTACGGCCCCGAGGTGGACGAACATCTGGCGCGTGCCGGACGGGTCATGGAGATGCTCAGTGAGCACCAGTGCCAGGGCTGGCTGGAGGGCTACCTCCTGACGGGCCGGCACGGCCTGCTCACCAGCTACGAAGCCTTCATCCACATCGTCGACTCGATGTTCAACCAGCACGCCAAGTGGCTCAAGGTGACCAACCACATCCCGTGGCGGCGCCCGATCGCCTCCCTCAACTACCTGCTGTCGAGTCACGTGTGGCGGCAGGACCACAACGGGTTCAGCCATCAGGACCCGGGGTTCATCGACCACGTGGTGAACAAGAAGGCGGAGATCGTCCGCGTCTACCTGCCGCCGGACGCGAACACGCTGCTGTCCACCTACGACCACTGCCTCCGCGGCCGGCAGTACGTGAACGTCGTGGTGGCGGGCAAGCAGCCCACACCGAACTGGCTGCCGATGGATCAGGCGATCGAGCACTGCACGCGCGGCCTGGGGATCTGGGAGTGGGCGGGCACCGAGGTGCCGGGCACGAAGCCCGACGTCGTCCTCGCCGCGGCCGGTGACGTCCCGACGCTGGAGGTGCTGGCCGCGGCCGACATCCTGCGCAACGAGCTGCCGGACCTCAAGGTGCGGGTGATCAACGTCGTGGACCTGATGCGGCTGCAGGACTCGACGGAGCATCCGCACGGGCTCACGCACGCCGAGTTCGACGGCCTGTTCACGGACGACCGGCCGATCATCTTCGCGTACCACGGCTACCCGTGGCTCATCCACCGCCTCACCTACCGCCGCACCGGCCACGGGAACCTCCACGTGCGCGGGTACAAGGAGGAGGGCACGACGACCACCCCGTTCGACATGGTCATGCTCAACGACCTGGACCGGTATCACCTGGTGATCGACGTCATCGACCGGGTGCCGTCCCTGGGCTCGTCGCAGGCGGGCCTGCGCCAGCGGATGCAGGACGCGCGCCTGCGGGCCCGCGCCTGGACGCGCGAGCACGGCGAGGACCTCCCGGAGGTCCGGGACTGGGTCTGGCCGGGTGCGGGAGCGGCGGCCGAGCTGCCGGCCACGGCCGACACGGGTGGTGACAACGAGTAG
- a CDS encoding SURF1 family protein, translating into MSFWAVARQPRMIVLLLVFLLAAGGCGWLGKWQLDRAFERAELAAAQEAREQAAAGPAGLGEVLEPQASFPGELVGRQVEVTGEFEAHRQVLVAGRAGPSGEVGYLVLTPLRVSDDGTGGESWAELSGAPVLAVVRGWVDEPGAADDPPSGEVTVTGWLQAGEAASEAAAIEAEPAAAGSDAWPVVHGIALGALVQEWGGPIYSAYVVDSETEGALGQLPRPMIDGGTGVNLQNAFYALQWWVFGGFAVALWVRLVRDEMAGGRRGGGPTDPDTGIAGLPAT; encoded by the coding sequence GTGAGTTTCTGGGCGGTGGCGCGGCAGCCGCGCATGATCGTGCTGCTCCTGGTGTTCCTGCTGGCCGCGGGCGGCTGCGGCTGGCTCGGCAAGTGGCAGCTCGACCGTGCCTTCGAGCGCGCGGAGCTCGCGGCCGCGCAGGAGGCGCGAGAGCAGGCGGCCGCCGGCCCGGCCGGGCTGGGTGAGGTGCTGGAGCCGCAGGCGTCGTTCCCCGGCGAGCTGGTGGGTCGGCAGGTCGAGGTGACCGGGGAGTTCGAGGCGCACCGCCAGGTACTGGTCGCCGGCCGGGCAGGGCCGTCCGGCGAGGTCGGCTACCTGGTCCTGACCCCGCTCCGGGTGTCCGACGACGGCACCGGCGGCGAGTCCTGGGCCGAGCTGTCCGGGGCGCCCGTGCTCGCCGTCGTCCGCGGCTGGGTGGACGAGCCCGGCGCGGCGGACGATCCGCCGTCGGGCGAGGTGACCGTGACGGGCTGGTTGCAGGCCGGAGAGGCCGCGAGTGAGGCTGCCGCGATCGAGGCGGAACCGGCCGCGGCGGGATCGGACGCCTGGCCGGTCGTGCACGGCATCGCGCTCGGTGCGCTGGTCCAGGAGTGGGGCGGGCCCATCTACTCGGCCTACGTCGTGGACTCGGAGACCGAGGGTGCGCTGGGGCAGCTACCGCGCCCCATGATCGACGGCGGCACGGGGGTCAACCTGCAGAATGCCTTCTACGCGCTGCAGTGGTGGGTGTTCGGCGGCTTCGCCGTGGCGCTGTGGGTGCGGCTCGTCCGCGACGAGATGGCGGGCGGACGGCGCGGCGGCGGGCCCACGGACCCGGACACAGGAATCGCGGGGCTTCCGGCGACCTGA